The following are encoded together in the candidate division WOR-3 bacterium genome:
- a CDS encoding redoxin domain-containing protein — protein sequence MKRYQTLICFSLLSALIAFGAEAQKEEKKFPKAPDWTLKDINGVEVKLSELLKNGPVYMECWDLPCVNCIAQLDALVPVYDSLKERGLQIVALSVDKPSDEARVRSFVKSKKWPYIVVLDQQQKVKKAYNIIIKPTAVLINTKGEIVFTHIGYKKGDEKRIADEIGKWLPEKAEEEKGDSTEGEKGGSQ from the coding sequence ATGAAGAGATATCAGACACTGATATGTTTTAGCCTGCTCTCAGCCCTGATTGCGTTTGGGGCAGAGGCGCAGAAGGAAGAAAAAAAGTTCCCCAAGGCACCGGACTGGACCTTGAAGGACATCAACGGCGTTGAGGTGAAACTTTCGGAATTGTTAAAGAACGGACCGGTTTATATGGAGTGCTGGGATTTGCCCTGTGTCAACTGCATTGCTCAACTGGATGCGCTCGTACCGGTTTACGACTCATTGAAGGAACGGGGGTTACAGATTGTTGCCCTTTCGGTTGATAAACCTTCCGATGAGGCAAGGGTGCGCAGTTTTGTCAAAAGTAAAAAATGGCCCTACATCGTGGTACTTGACCAGCAGCAGAAGGTGAAGAAGGCTTACAACATCATCATCAAACCGACTGCGGTGCTGATTAATACCAAGGGCGAGATTGTGTTCACCCATATCGGGTACAAGAAGGGCGATGAAAAACGGATTGCGGATGAGATTGGGAAGTGGCTGCCGGAGAAAGCAGAAGAGGAGAAGGGTGATAGCACTGAAGGCGAGAAGGGTGGCAGCCAGTGA